Part of the Vibrio sp. SCSIO 43137 genome, GTACGGGTGTCAGAAACCGTCAGAACTGCAATATTTGCAGGCTTAAATTCACTTACTGCGTGTCCCATTGTGTCACCTTGTAATTAGTGTCTATCCGCCAATGGAGGCGAGGTGTGGAGTCATGCCGGTTTTTCCTTGCTGAAGGAAATGGCTTTTAGATTTAGTTTGTAATTCGGCCTGAATTCGGTGTATCAGCTCTTCAGACTGATTGTCCTGTTGTAACAGATCCCGAAGCTCTATGCCCTGCTCGCCGAACAAACACATATGCAGCTTGCCGGTGGCTGAAACGCGAAGGCGGTTACAGCTTTCGCAGAAGCTCTTCTCATAAGGCATAATCAGGCCAATCTCACCCTGATAGTCAGGGTGGATAAACACTTGAGCAGGGCCGTCGTTGGCCTCTTTAACCTTCTGAATCCAGCCTTCTGCAATAAGCTTGTTACGGATACTGACACCGGACTGATGATATTTATTAAACAGTTCATCCATTTCGCCAGTCTGCATCAGTTCAATAAATCTGAGTTGTATCGGACGGTGCTTAATCCAGTTAAGGAAAGCAGGCAGCTCCTGACTATTGAGATCTTTCATCAGTACAACATTGACTTTGACCTGTTCATAGCCAACCTCAAATGCCTTATCTATGCCTGACATAACCGAAGCAAACTTGTTCTCTCCGGTGATTTCGTAGAACATTCTCGGATCAAGGCTATCCAGACTGACATTAATATGTGTCAGGCCAGCGTCTTTCCAGTCGGCAACCTGATTCGCCATACGGTAACCGTTGGTGGTCATAGCCACTTTTTTGATACCGGACGTTGAAGATATGGCGTGAACAATATCGGTGAAATCTTTTCTCAGGCTTGGCTCACCACCAGTAATACGAACCTTAGAGGTACCGCACTCGGAGAAAGCACCAACCACCCGCTTAATCTCAGGCAGAGATAAAAATGATAAGTTTTTCTTCCCGGACGGTTTATAACCATCGGGCAGACAGTATGTGCATTTGAAGTTACAAACATCTGTAACTGAAAGACGCAAATAGTAAAATTTGCGGTGGAATTTATCTTCTAATTGTATCGCCACGGAACACCTTTCCAAACACGGGAGGCTTATTCATTTCTAAATAAACCCTGGTGACATTATGTCACTGGCCAAAAACGCCTATCAAAATTGAAACTTAGCGAGGATGGCTCGGAGTTATGGCAGTCGCTCAAAATGAACAACAGCTTGCGTGTTAAAATACTCAATATAAGTATAGAATTCTACCGTCCGGAGTCAAAAATCGAGTGAATACCTCAAAATAGTTAGGGATAATTTGATCACGATTTTGCTTAAGATAAATTATCAAACCATATGTAAAAATGATTGAAAATATGACAATTTATAACAACAAAAAAATCGTCGCCATAGGAGGCGGCCATGGTCTCGGACGCATGCTATCTGCGCTTAAGGAGTTCCAATCCAACGCGACCGGCATAGTGGCCACCACTGACAACGGCGGTTCAACCGGCCGGATTCGTTATTGTCAGGGGGGAATCGCTTGGGGAGATACCCGCAACTGCATCAATCAGCTGATAACCGAGCCCTCTATCGGTTCAATGATGTTCGAGTACCGCTTTAAAGGTACCGGAGAACTGGATGGTCATAACCTTGGCAACTTAATGCTTGCCTCGCTGGATAACCTTTCCGTCAGGCCACTGGAAGCAATCCAGCTGATCCGTAGCATGCTAAAAGTAGATGTGCGGATTGTCCCCATGTCTGAGCACCCTTCTGATTTAAAAGCACTCTCTGTTAATGGCAAGTGGATACATGGTGAAACCAGTGTGGATGAGATGGAAGAAGATCTGCAGCGCCTTGATCTTGAACCTGAAGTACCGGCTACTCAGGAAGGCATCAGCGCCATTGAGAACGCCGATTGCATAGTGTTAGGCCCCGGTAGCTTTCTTACCAGCATAATGCCACCGCTTCTTTTGCCGGAAATCGGACAGGCAATCCTCAACAATACCAAGGCCAAACTGATTTTTGTCGAAAATCTTTCACCCGAATATGGTCCGGCCGGAAGAATGACATTACGACAAAAGCTAGAGTGGTGTGAAAGGGCATGCCGGGGAAGAAAGCTGGATGTTGTGCTGGGCGATACACCTCATCCTGAGCTGGAGAAAGAGTGGAACTGTGTCACCACTGAACTCGCCTCACCAAACCGTGACTGGCGTCATGACAGAGAAAAACTCAGTCAGGCAATTCTTGCCCAACTGAGTTAACGGTTCTCTATACGAAAAGATCTCTAATCAAACAGACCATCATAAGCGCGAATCGTTTTCTCAATGCTGGAGAGAATAGATTCGCGGTTTTCTAAGGTGTTGATTTTCTCACCGGCTTTAACCTGAGCATCAATGTTTGTCGCTACCTGACAAAGATTTTCCGCGCCAAAACTGGCTGCACTGCTTTTCAGGGCATGACTGATATCCCCAAGGCGGGTCTCTAGCCCGTCTCTGTCAGACGATAGCTCAGTTTGATAGCCGTTAAGTTCACCTAAAAAGATGTCCAGCAGCACCGGCAGGTTATCCTGACCAATCTCGTTGCTTAAGTCGTCAATTTTGTTTGCATTTAAATACTCAGCCACGTTTGCTCCTTCCCTTCTCTTCCGTTATCAGGCTATATCCGGAACTCAGTTTTC contains:
- the moaA gene encoding GTP 3',8-cyclase MoaA, encoding MAIQLEDKFHRKFYYLRLSVTDVCNFKCTYCLPDGYKPSGKKNLSFLSLPEIKRVVGAFSECGTSKVRITGGEPSLRKDFTDIVHAISSTSGIKKVAMTTNGYRMANQVADWKDAGLTHINVSLDSLDPRMFYEITGENKFASVMSGIDKAFEVGYEQVKVNVVLMKDLNSQELPAFLNWIKHRPIQLRFIELMQTGEMDELFNKYHQSGVSIRNKLIAEGWIQKVKEANDGPAQVFIHPDYQGEIGLIMPYEKSFCESCNRLRVSATGKLHMCLFGEQGIELRDLLQQDNQSEELIHRIQAELQTKSKSHFLQQGKTGMTPHLASIGG
- a CDS encoding YvcK family protein — translated: MTIYNNKKIVAIGGGHGLGRMLSALKEFQSNATGIVATTDNGGSTGRIRYCQGGIAWGDTRNCINQLITEPSIGSMMFEYRFKGTGELDGHNLGNLMLASLDNLSVRPLEAIQLIRSMLKVDVRIVPMSEHPSDLKALSVNGKWIHGETSVDEMEEDLQRLDLEPEVPATQEGISAIENADCIVLGPGSFLTSIMPPLLLPEIGQAILNNTKAKLIFVENLSPEYGPAGRMTLRQKLEWCERACRGRKLDVVLGDTPHPELEKEWNCVTTELASPNRDWRHDREKLSQAILAQLS
- a CDS encoding Hpt domain-containing protein, giving the protein MAEYLNANKIDDLSNEIGQDNLPVLLDIFLGELNGYQTELSSDRDGLETRLGDISHALKSSAASFGAENLCQVATNIDAQVKAGEKINTLENRESILSSIEKTIRAYDGLFD